A genomic window from Brassica oleracea var. oleracea cultivar TO1000 chromosome C8, BOL, whole genome shotgun sequence includes:
- the LOC106312026 gene encoding protein kinase 2A, chloroplastic — MGNCLDSSAKVDSSSHSPHANSGSSASNVSSNTSRSTGPSGRSTNSYSTGSSSLGSSLPTQPRTEGEILSSPNLKAFSFNELKNATKNFRPDSLLGEGGFGRVFKGWIDETTLTASRPGSGIVVAVKKLKPEGFQGHKEWLTEVNYLGQLSHPNLVLLVGYCLEGENRLLVYEFMPKGSLENHLFRRGAQPLTWAIRMKVAVGAAKGLNFLHEAKSQVIYRDFKAANILLDAEFNAKLSDFGLAKAGPTGDNTHVTTKVMGTQGYAAPEYIATGRLTAKSDVYSFGVVLLELISGRRAMDNSNGGVEYSLVDWAKPYLDDKRKLFRIMDTKLGGQYPQKGALAAASLALQCLNPDAKLRPKMSEVLVTLEQLESAAKPGGKHTQMESPRGRHSSGVQKSPVRFGQDRPLGNITPGASPLPSYSKSPRVR, encoded by the exons ATGGGTAATTGCTTAGATTCATCAGCTAAGGTGGATAGCAGCAGCCATAGCCCACATGCTAATTCTG GTTCGTCTGCGTCAAATGTCTCGAGCAACACAAGCCGTTCCACGGGTCCTTCAGGAAGAAGCACAAACTCTTACAGCACAGGAAGCAGTAGTTTAGGATCATCATTACCAACGCAGCCAAGAACAGAAGGAGAGATACTTTCATCTCCCAATCTAAAAGCTTTCTCTTTCAACGAACTAAAGAACGCTACCAAGAACTTCCGTCCTGATAGTCTACTAGGCGAAGGAGGTTTCGGTCGTGTATTCAAAGGATGGATTGATGAAACTACTCTCACTGCTTCACGACCTGGTTCTGGTATCGTTGTTGCTGTTAAGAAGCTTAAGCCTGAAGGTTTTCAAGGTCATAAAGAGTGGCTG ACTGAAGTGAACTATCTTGGTCAACTTAGTCACCCAAATCTTGTGTTACTAGTTGGTTATTGCTTAGAAGGCGAAAACCGGCTTCTTGTATATGAATTCATGCCTAAAGGAAGCTTGGAGAATCATCTTTTTAGAC GTGGTGCGCAGCCACTTACATGGGCAATAAGGATGAAAGTGGCAGTAGGTGCAGCTAAAGGGCTTAATTTTCTTCATGAAGCAAAGTCACAAGTGATTTATAGAGACTTTAAAGCTGCTAACATTCTACTTGACGCT GAGTTCAATGCTAAGCTTTCAGATTTCGGTTTGGCTAAAGCAGGTCCTACTGGTGATAACACACATGTGACCACAAAGGTCATGGGTACTCAGGGTTATGCAGCTCCTGAATATATCGCCACAG GTAGATTAACAGCAAAGAGTGATGTTTACAGCTTCGGTGTGGTACTACTGGAACTAATATCAGGACGACGTGCCATGGACAATTCAAACGGAGGAGTTGAATATAGTCTTGTGGACTGGGCAAAACCTTACCTTGATGACAAGCGAAAGCTTTTCCGCATAATGGACACCAAACTAGGCGGCCAGTATCCACAAAAGGGAGCTCTCGCAGCTGCTAGCCTCGCCTTGCAGTGCCTAAACCCTGATGCAAAGCTCAGGCCGAAAATGTCAGAGGTTTTAGTCACGTTAGAGCAGCTAGAGTCCGCTGCTAAACCTGGAGGTAAACACACGCAAATGGAATCTCCAAGGGGTCGTCATTCCTCTGGTGTGCAGAAGTCTCCGGTAAGGTTTGGTCAAGATCGGCCTCTGGGGAACATAACTCCCGGTGCATCGCCTTTGCCTTCTTACAGTAAGTCTCCTCGTGTGAGATGA
- the LOC106312025 gene encoding probable pectate lyase 3, whose product MAATFLNIGGYTLVFLSVILVPHVQANVAIFDNYWTQRQGDALKQTIASYDPNPLNVTDHLNYHVALAVDATESTNNTRRELIGLETQEGSGKCIAYNPIDKCWRCDPNWEENRKKLVECVLGFGRKTTGGKDGPIYVVNDSSDDDLVNPKPGTLRHAVTRDGPLWIIFANSMVIKLQQELMITSNKTIDGRGARVYIMEGAGLTLQFVNNVIINNIYVKHIIPGNGGLIRDSEEHVGLRTKSDGDGISLFGATNVWIDHVSMTRCTDGMIDAIEGSTAVTISNSHFTDHQEVMLFGAKDEHVIDKNMQITVAFNHFGKRLEQRMPRCRFGTIHVVNNDYTHWEMYAIGGNMNPTIISQGNRFIAPPNEQAKEVTKREYTSYTDWKSWNWQSEGDYFLNGAYFVQSGRPNAWSPKPKNPVPSKFAIRPKPGTMVRELTMDAGVLGCEPGKAC is encoded by the exons ATGGCAGCAACGTTTTTGAATATTGGCGGCTACACTCTAGTCTTCTTATCAGTCATATTGGTCCCACATGTTCAAGCCAATGTTGCTATCTTCGACAACTACTGGACGCAGCGTCAAGGCGATGCGTTGAAACAAACCATAGCCTCTTACGACCCTAATCCGCTTAACGTCACCGACCACTTGAATTACCATGTCGCTTT AGCAGTGGACGCCACGGAATCAACCAACAACACGAGGAGAGAGCTAATTGGTCTGGAAACGCAAGAGGGAAGTGGAAAATGCATAGCTTATAACCCCATAGACAAATGCTGGCGATGTGACCCTAACTGGGAGGAGAACCGGAAGAAACTAGTGGAGTGCGTCCTCGGATTCGGCCGGAAAACCACCGGAGGAAAAGACGGGCCTATCTACGTCGTCAACGACTCCTCAGACGACGATCTTGTCAACCCTAAGCCAGGTACGTTAAGGCACGCTGTGACCAGAGACGGACCGCTTTGGATCATATTCGCAAACAGCATGGTCATAAAGCTTCAACAAGAACTGATGATAACGAGCAACAAAACGATTGATGGAAGAGGAGCAAGGGTTTATATCATGGAAGGTGCTGGATTAACGCTGCAGTTTGTGAATAATGTGATCATAAACAATATTTATGTCAAGCACATTATTCCTGGGAACGGTGGCTTGATCAGAGACTCTGAGGAACATGTAGGGCTCAGGACAAAAAGTGATGGTGATGGAATCAGTTTGTTTGGGGCGACTAATGTTTGGATCGATCATGTCTCGATGACGAGGTGTACAGATGGTATGATCGATGCTATTGAAGGATCAACTGCAGTAACTATTTCCAACAGCCATTTCACCGACCACCAAGAG GTGATGCTTTTTGGGGCGAAAGACGAACACGTGATTGACAAGAACATGCAGATAACAGTAGCGTTTAACCACTTTGGTAAGAGACTGGAACAGAGAATGCCTCGTTGCAGATTCGGAACGATCCATGTGGTGAACAATGACTACACACATTGGGAAATGTATGCAATTGGTGGAAACATGAACCCTACAATAATTAGCCAGGGCAACCGTTTCATCGCTCCTCCTAACGAACAAGCTAAGGAGGTTACAAAGAGAGAGTACACGTCTTACACTGATTGGAAAAGTTGGAACTGGCAATCAGAAGGAGATTACTTTTTGAATGGAGCTTATTTTGTACAATCCGGAAGACCAAATGCATGGAGCCCTAAACCGAAAAACCCTGTCCCAAGCAAGTTTGCCATTCGACCAAAACCGGGAACAATGGTGCGTGAACTCACCATGGACGCAGGAGTACTTGGCTGCGAACCGGGTAAAGCCTGTTGA
- the LOC106312027 gene encoding ubiquitin-conjugating enzyme E2 1, whose protein sequence is MSTPARKRLMRDFKRLQQDPPAGISGAPQDNNIMLWNAVIFGPDDTPWDGGTFKLSLQFSEDYPNKPPTVRFVSRMFHPNIYADGSICLDILQNQWSPIYDVAAILTSIQSLLCDPNPNSPANSEAARMYSESKREYNRRVRDVVEQSWTAD, encoded by the exons ATGTCGACTCCAGCAAGGAAGAGGTTGATGAGGGATTTCAAGAGGTTGCAGCAAGACCCACCTGCGGGTATAAGCGGTGCTCCACAAGACAACAACATCATGCTCTGGAATGCCGTCATTTTCGG GCCTGATGACACCCCATGGGATGGAG GTACTTTCAAACTCTCACTGCAGTTCTCTGAAGATTATCCTAATAAGCCGCCAACAGTTCGTTTTGTGTCACGGATGTTCCATCCAAATA TTTATGCTGATGGGAGTATATGCTTGGACATTCTCCAAAACCAGTGGAGTCCAATATATGATGTTGCTGCTATCCTTACCTCCATCCAG TCGTTGCTCTGTGACCCTAATCCGAACTCTCCTGCAAACTCGGAAGCTGCTAGGATGTACAGCGAAAGCAAGCGTGAGTACAACAGAAGAGTGCGTGATGTTGTGGAGCAAAGCTGGACTGCTGACTAG
- the LOC106307486 gene encoding zinc-finger homeodomain protein 4-like: MEIESQEDHDMPIPLNTAFVGGGGGHGHMIHHHHDHHAANSAPPTHNNNNNITTQPPQMPLHGNGHGNNHDHRQHQDPHHVSYNAIIKKPIITYKECLKNHAAAMGGNATDGCGEFMPSGEDGSIEALTCSACNCHRNFHRKEVEGETATTAISSFHQPPPPRKLMLNHHNIRSAMPHQMIMPVGVSNYRYMHHSESDDFMEEDGVTTASRPPPYNPKKRFRTKFTPEQKEKMLSFAEKVGWKLQRQEDSVVQRFCEEIGVKRRVLKVWMHNNKLHFSKKDNSNNINLEDNDNEKINNVNNVDLSGNIDMTKIVP, encoded by the coding sequence ATGGAAATTGAAAGTCAAGAAGACCATGATATGCCCATCCCACTAAACACTGCATTTGTTGGTGGTGGTGGTGGTCATGGTCACATGATCCATCATCATCATGACCATCATGCTGCTAATTCTGCTCCTCCAACTCACAACAACAACAATAACATTACTACTCAACCACCACAGATGCCGTTACATGGCAATGGTCATGGCAACAATCATGATCATCGCCAACATCAAGATCCTCATCATGTGAGTTACAACGCCATCATCAAGAAGCCTATTATAACGTACAAGGAATGTCTCAAGAACCATGCAGCAGCAATGGGAGGAAACGCTACTGATGGGTGTGGAGAGTTTATGCCTAGTGGCGAAGATGGCTCCATTGAAGCTCTCACTTGCTCGGCTTGCAACTGCCACAGAAACTTCCATAGAAAAGAAGTCGAAGGTGAAACCGCCACCACCGCTATTTCCTCTTTCCACCAGCCGCCTCCACCGCGTAAACTCATGCTCAACCACCATAATATCAGATCAGCCATGCCTCACCAAATGATCATGCCGGTGGGAGTTTCTAACTACCGTTATATGCATCACTCGGAGTCTGATGACTTCATGGAGGAAGACGGCGTAACCACCGCGTCTAGACCCCCACCGTACAACCCGAAGAAGAGATTTAGGACCAAGTTCACGCCGGAACAGAAAGAGAAGATGCTGAGTTTTGCCGAGAAAGTTGGGTGGAAGTTACAAAGGCAAGAAGATTCCGTTGTTCAGAGATTCTGTGAAGAGATTGGAGTGAAGAGAAGAGTCCTTAAGGTTTGGATGCACAACAATAAGCTCCACTTCTCCAAGAAGGACAATAGCAACAACATTAATCTGGAAGACAACGACAACGAAAAGATCAACAACGTTAACAATGTTGATCTGTCTGGTAATATCGACATGACTAAGATCGTCCCATGA
- the LOC106312024 gene encoding galactose oxidase-like translates to MKEGRFKKNLYAVFFTFFFFCSTSDLLLPRSPLEMLTGGRWDLLQPSVGISAMHMQLLHNNKVVIFDRTDYGPSNLSLPSQTCRNATVFDCSAHSLLYDVASNTFRPLTLRSDTWCSSGSLNASGSLIQTGGYGVGERVVRMFTPCDGVSCDWVENRAYLSSRRWYSTNQILPDGRIIIVGGRRAFTYEFYPKNPGKSVFILRFLAETRDPNEENNLYPFLHLLPDGNLFIFANRRSILFDFVNHRIVKEFPVIPGGDKRNYPSTGSSVLLPLSLTGENNRSKIAAEVMVCGGAPPGAFLKAARTIPKIFVGASRTCGRLKVTDPNPSWVMEQMPSPRVMPDMLLLPNGDVLIINGASNGTAGWEDATNAVLNPILYLPDEPDPTRRFEILAPTRIPRMYHSASLLLADGRVLIGGSNPHRNYNFTARHYPTELSLEAYLPRYLDPLYSGVRPSIVTVELAGNMLYGKSFAVTFVIPAFGMFDGRVSVRLVAPSFSTHSTAMNQRMLVLRVRRVVQLSVFAYKADVDGPTNSYVAPPGYYMMFMVHRGTPSVAIWVKV, encoded by the coding sequence ATGAAAGAAGGAAGATTCAAGAAGAACCTATACGCAGTCTTTTTCACTTTCTTCTTCTTCTGCTCCACGTCGGATTTGCTCCTCCCACGTTCGCCGCTAGAGATGCTCACCGGAGGGAGGTGGGATCTCCTGCAGCCGAGTGTAGGCATATCAGCCATGCACATGCAACTCCTCCACAACAACAAAGTCGTCATCTTTGACCGTACGGACTACGGCCCTTCGAATCTCTCCCTCCCTTCTCAAACTTGCCGAAACGCCACCGTTTTCGACTGCTCCGCGCACTCACTCCTATACGACGTCGCTTCAAACACCTTCCGTCCACTCACTCTCCGATCCGACACGTGGTGCTCCTCCGGCTCTTTAAACGCCTCAGGCTCTTTGATCCAGACCGGCGGTTACGGCGTCGGCGAACGAGTTGTACGTATGTTCACGCCTTGCGACGGCGTTTCTTGCGACTGGGTTGAGAACAGAGCGTACCTCTCCTCTCGCCGGTGGTACTCCACGAATCAGATTCTTCCCGACGGCCGGATTATCATCGTCGGAGGGAGAAGAGCCTTCACCTACGAGTTTTACCCCAAGAATCCGGGAAAATCCGTTTTCATTCTCAGATTCTTGGCGGAGACGAGAGATCCTAACGAAGAGAACAATCTTTATCCCTTTCTTCACCTTCTCCCCGACGGAAACCTATTCATCTTCGCCAACCGGAGATCGATTCTGTTCGATTTCGTGAATCACCGAATCGTCAAGGAGTTTCCGGTGATTCCCGGCGGCGATAAACGGAATTACCCCAGCACTGGCTCCTCCGTGCTCCTCCCTCTATCACTCACCGGAGAAAATAACCGATCGAAGATCGCGGCGGAAGTTATGGTCTGCGGCGGAGCACCGCCCGGAGCGTTTCTAAAGGCGGCGAGGACGATCCCTAAAATCTTCGTCGGAGCATCTCGCACGTGCGGGAGATTGAAAGTAACCGACCCGAATCCAAGCTGGGTCATGGAGCAGATGCCGTCGCCACGTGTCATGCCTGATATGCTGTTGTTACCGAACGGCGACGTTTTGATCATTAACGGCGCGAGTAACGGAACCGCTGGTTGGGAAGACGCTACTAACGCCGTTCTCAACCCGATTTTGTACTTGCCCGACGAACCCGACCCGACCCGGAGATTTGAAATTCTCGCGCCAACTCGAATCCCTAGAATGTACCACTCGGCGTCTCTCCTCCTTGCCGACGGCAGAGTCTTGATCGGAGGAAGCAATCCTCATCGGAATTACAATTTCACGGCGAGGCATTATCCGACGGAGCTCAGTCTCGAGGCATATCTCCCGCGTTACCTGGATCCGCTGTACTCCGGCGTGAGACCGTCGATTGTCACGGTGGAGCTCGCCGGGAATATGCTGTACGGTAAGTCGTTTGCGGTCACGTTCGTGATTCCGGCGTTTGGGATGTTCGACGGAAGAGTGTCGGTGCGGCTCGTGGCTCCGTCGTTCAGCACGCACTCGACGGCGATGAACCAGAGGATGCTGGTCTTGCGCGTGAGGCGCGTCGTTCAGTTATCTGTTTTCGCGTACAAAGCTGACGTGGATGGTCCAACGAACTCCTACGTGGCACCTCCTGGGTATTATATGATGTTCATGGTTCACCGTGGAACTCCGAGTGTGGCTATCTGGGTTAAAGTTTAA